In one Triplophysa dalaica isolate WHDGS20190420 chromosome 9, ASM1584641v1, whole genome shotgun sequence genomic region, the following are encoded:
- the fhdc4 gene encoding FH2 domain-containing protein 1, which produces MSGDIEKMAPPPPPPPPPPPPPPPPPPALFPGGGPFQRGPTRASKMRNFNWDAIPKDNVLGTHNIWTDKTKRDFDLDTKHMEELFSHNDQNKVLATNRRSIRQSPTNATGPEVVSILNSKKNMNIGIFLKQFRRSVNEMIEDITNGKGEGFGSGKLKELCKLLPEEGEVRQLLDFKGDHSTLSEVDRFMVQLVRVPCYEERLNCLVLKEEFPHYMDEVNDSIAIMTVAGRELLECVALHSVIRLVLKTGNYMNSGGYAGSAVGFRMTSLLKLADTKANKPGMNLMHYVVTQAQKIDASLLKFPEQLGHIGDAARIHKQEIEADFQKEMSKVQVSKQNAGKQPDLEEQMSDFLQDVDTRIKETEASFKNLDAVSDSVAEYFCEDPSQFKLEECFSIFSSFCEKFKRAVQENLEQETVEVKRRQREHAHCATKRRSTATCSTKDMEGVALESVLNGLLNNRGSRRRAGTASPARTSLAEITSQENCSAKSKEVKRNTWTKPSFQSSLATENLNKSAREDEPPKKPETRSSGRLWKRDGASRVSVTMEQDEENTQTEEEVQNMREMTRKVLRYQSSRGSISSGEALSPVQSPRQTVFQEDKELLIMAIEENTTQSTIKPMPLLQNQNLGRRHTIAFPEASCVNISMEDIFVPCKLNGSPAPPIGSIGKMKSVDCNMLTTQQCMTETVKDSIAKLLNSQELSTFDSSQLQSAEISQSQSADETQLSQSTDLETETEHWPGNEKTINNQTTSPKNAKETFSFLSFFKRWRDKEKSISRELTEVDSDSVDP; this is translated from the exons ATGTCAGGTGACATCGAAAAAATGGCACCACCACCCCCACCCCCGCCTCCACCGCCTCCccctcctcctccaccacccCCTGCCCTCTTCCCTGGTGGAGGCCCGTTTCAAAGAGGGCCGACACGGGCATCTAAAATGCGTAACTTTAATTGGGACGCCATACCTAAGGACAATGTGCTTGGCACACATAACATATGGACAGACAAAACTAAAAGAGATTTTGATCTGGACACCAAACATATGGAGGAGCTCTTCAGCCACAATGACCAGAACAAGGTACTGGCCACCAATCGACGGAGTATACGACAATCCCCTACCAACGCCACAGGACCTGAAGTG gTGTCCATTCTAAACTCCAAGAAGAACATGAACATTGGCATTTTTCTTAAGCAGTTCAGAAG GTCAGTGAATGAAATGATTGAAGACATCACCAACGGTAAAGGAGAAGGATTTGGTTCTGGAAAACTAAAGGAGTTGTGCAAACTGCTGCCAGAGGAGGGAGAG GTGCGGCAGCTTCTTGATTTTAAAGGAGACCATTCAACTCTCTCAGAGGTGGATCGCTTCATGGTTCAACTTGTCAGAGTTCCATG CTATGAGGAACGGCTAAACTGTTTAGTCCTGAAAGAGGAATTCCCTCATTATATGGATGAGGTGAATGATTCTATCGCCATCATGACTGTGGCCGGAAGAG AGCTTTTGGAATGCGTTGCTCTACATTCAGTCATCCGACTGGTTTTGAAGACAGGAAACTACATGAACTCT GGGGGGTATGCCGGCAGTGCTGTGGGATTTCGCATGACTTCTCTCCTGAAATTAGCGGATACTAAAGCCAACAAGCCTGGGATGAACCTAATGCACTATGTTGTTACG CAAGCTCAGAAGATAGATGCGTCTTTGTTGAAGTTCCCAGAACAACTTGGGCACATTGGTGATGCAGCACG GATACATAAACAGGAAATAGAGGCTGACTTTCAAAAGGAAATGAGCAAAGTTCAGGTGTCGAAACAGAATGCTGGTAAACAGCCAGATCTGGAAGAACAGATGAGTGATTTTTTGCAG GATGTAGATACAAGGATAAAGGAAACTGAGGCCTCCTTTAAGAATCTGGATGCTGTTAGTGACTCTGTGGCAGAGTATTTCTGTGAGGATCCATCCCAGTTTAAACTAGAAGAGTGTTTCTCCATTTTCTCCTCCTTCTGTGAGAAGTTCAAAAGGGCAGTTCAG GAGAACCTTGAACAAGAAACGGTGGAGGTAAAGCGCAGGCAGAGGGAGCATGCCCACTGTGCCACCAAGCGACGCTCCACGGCCACCTGCTCCACCAAAGACATGGAAGGAGTTGCGCTGGAGTCTGTCCTGAATGGGCTCCTAAACAATCGCGGATCCCGCCGGAGAGCCGGGACTGCCTCACCCGCACGGACCAGTCTTGCCGAGATCACCTCGCAGGAAAACTGCTCCGCCAAGAGCAAAGAAGTCAAAAGGAATACCTGGACTAAACCTTCCTTTCAATCCTCATTGGCTACGGAGAACCTGAATAAAAGTGCTAGAGAAGATGAGCCACCCAAGAAACCAGAGACCAGAAGCTCTGGTCGTCTGTGGAAAAGGGACGGTGCCAGCCGAGTCTCGGTGACTATGGAACAGGATGAAGAAAACACCCAGACCGAGGAAGAGGTTCAGAATATGAGAGAGATGACACGTAAGGTACTGCGATACCAGTCGAGTCGGGGTAGCATTTCTTCTGGTGAGGCCCTCTCGCCGGTCCAGTCTCCCAGACAGACGGTTTTCCAAGAAGACAAAGAGTTGTTGATCATGGCTATAGAGGAAAACACTACTCAATCCACCATTAAGCCCATGCCTCTTCTGCAGAACCAAAACCTTGGCCGCAGGCACACTATCGCGTTCCCAGAGGCCAGTTGTGTAAATATCAGTATGGAGGATATATTTGTTCCCTGTAAACTAAACGGATCTCCGGCTCCCCCTATTGGTAGTATTGGTAAAATGAAGTCTGTGGACTGCAACATGCTCACCACACAACAATGCATGACAGAAACAGTTAAAGACTCCATCGCAAAGTTATTAAATTCTCAAGAGCTGTCTACGTTTGACTCATCACAGTTGCAATCTGCTGAGATTTCACAATCTCAGTCTGCTGATGAAACACAATTGTCACAATCAACTGATTTAGAGACAGAGACCGAACACTGGCCTGGTAATGAGAAGACAATAAATAACCAGACCACGTCACCTAAAAACGCCAAAGAGACCTtcagttttttgtctttttttaagcGTTGGCGTGATAAGGAAAAGTCCATCAGTAGAGAGCTAACAGAGGTTGATTCTGATAGCGTGGACCCATGA